From the genome of Thermoanaerobaculia bacterium:
GCGACGCCCTGGCCGAAGTCGCCCACTCCGTCGACCTCGGAAGGACCAGGAGCCGCATCTCGAAGCCCGAGAGCGGCGCCGTCCAGATCGTCAAGTCACGCTACGCGCGTTTCGCCGCCGCCGCCCTTGCCATTGTGCTTCTCGGTGCTGGCCTCTTCGCCTGGCGCATGCGGTCGCACCCGTCCTCGGGCGGCCGCAGTTTCGAGCCCGCTGCGCCAGCCGCCGCGCGCGTCCCTTCGCTCGTCGTGCTGCCGCTGTCGAACTTCTCGGACGAGCCGGACTATTTCGTCGATGGCATGACCGACGCGCTCATCTCCTCGCTGGCGCGGATCCGCGGCCTGCGGGTCATCTCCCGGCAGTCGGCGATGCATTACAAGGCGTCGAAGAAGCTCCTGCCTCAGATCGCCAGGGAGTTGCGCGTCGACTACGTCGTCGAAGGCTCCGTCGCCCGTCTCGCCGACCGGGTGCGCCTGACCGCCCAGATCATCCAGGCCGACCCCGAGACCACCCTGTGGTCCGAGAGTTTCGAACGGCCCGACGACGACGTGCTCATCCTGCAGAACAGCTTCGCCAGCGCCATCGCCGGCGCCATCCACGTCGAGCTCTCGCCGGTCGAGGAGAGCCGCATGGCGGCGGCGCGGAAGGTCGATCCGGAGGTCTACCAGGAGTATCTCCAGGGCCGCTTCTTCGTCGACCAGGGGCGGCCGGAGTCGATCGAGAAGGCGCGGCTCGCCTTCGAGAAGGCGATCGCGCTCGATCCGACCTTCGCTCCGGCGCACGCCGGACTCGCGGACGTCTACGGCTGGCAGGCCTATCTCTACGCCGAACCGTTCCTCTACGCCGCGAAGACCGAGGCCGCGGCACGCCGCGCCATCGAGCTCGATCCGGGGCTCGCCATTCCGCACGCGCTCCTGGGCGACGTCCTGCGCTACTACAAGTGGGACTGGGCGAGCGCCGAGGCTTCCTATCGCCGCGCTCTCGACCTCGACCCGAGCGAACCGCTGGTGCGGCGTTACTACTGGGGCCTGCTCTGCACTCTCGGGCGGTTCGCGGAGGCGCGCACGCAGATCGAGGCGGCGATACGCTTCGATCCGCTCTCTGCCGCCTCGTTCGCCGACCTCGCCTATCTCGAGCTCTTCGAAGGTCGTGACGACCTCGCGGAGCGCCACTTCCGCCGCGCGCTCGAGCTCGGGCCCGGCCTCCATTGGGCCTACTCCGGCCTGTGGATCCTCCACGGCCGCGCCGGACGGGAGACCGAGCAGATCGCGGCGCTGCGCGGCTGGCTCGCCGGGCTCGGGCAGACGGAGCTGCTCACGGCGTTCGACGCCCTACCGGCCGGGACGTCGCACCGCGAGATCGCCCGCACGGTGGGGCTCCTGGCCGAAGAGCTCTCCCATACCCGCCGGAT
Proteins encoded in this window:
- a CDS encoding protein kinase, whose translation is MIGSRLSHYRILEKLGEGGMGIVFLAEDERLHRKVALKTLPPALAEDPQRLARFEREVKTVAALNHPNIVTIYSVEEADGKRFFTMEHVEGKTLSQLIPPGGLPLKEFLRIAVPLADALAAAHAKGIQHRDLKPGNVMVNSDGRVKVLDFGLAKLREHETTDAMGFHPQTTLTQEGLAIGTLAYMAPEQLRMLATDHRADLFSLGVVLYEMATGSCPFRGQSTAEVISAILRDTPPRTYEQNELIPPEIDTVLRRCLEKEPAKRFASAVEVRDALAEVAHSVDLGRTRSRISKPESGAVQIVKSRYARFAAAALAIVLLGAGLFAWRMRSHPSSGGRSFEPAAPAAARVPSLVVLPLSNFSDEPDYFVDGMTDALISSLARIRGLRVISRQSAMHYKASKKLLPQIARELRVDYVVEGSVARLADRVRLTAQIIQADPETTLWSESFERPDDDVLILQNSFASAIAGAIHVELSPVEESRMAAARKVDPEVYQEYLQGRFFVDQGRPESIEKARLAFEKAIALDPTFAPAHAGLADVYGWQAYLYAEPFLYAAKTEAAARRAIELDPGLAIPHALLGDVLRYYKWDWASAEASYRRALDLDPSEPLVRRYYWGLLCTLGRFAEARTQIEAAIRFDPLSAASFADLAYLELFEGRDDLAERHFRRALELGPGLHWAYSGLWILHGRAGRETEQIAALRGWLAGLGQTELLTAFDALPAGTSHREIARTVGLLAEELSHTRRIPIGIGVSILAGAGELDRAERWLVRAFEARDPELVWLAMDPAWEPLRKRPRIVSMLAEMRLPGPGA